One Haloarchaeobius amylolyticus genomic window, GCGATGTTCCGTCGATAGCTCGGCGGAGGCCTCGTAGGACTTCGCGATGAACAGGTGGACCGTCTTGTGGATGGTCTTCCCGTTCGCCTCGAAGACGTAGTCGTAGTCTTTGCGGAATCCGTCGATGAGACGGAAGTCGTTGATGCCTGCTTCCTCTTTCACTTCTCGTATCGCGGTCTGTTGGAGCTCTTCGTCTCCTTCCACGCCGCCCTTGGGGAATTCCCAGTCCCCGGGGCGACTCTTGAGCAGCAAGTACTCGCGCCGGCCCCGCGTATCCCGAAAGAGGATGGCACCTGCGCTCGTAGCTTCTACTGCCATTACCCATTGGTAAACCATCCCCAGTTAAGAGAATATCGGAGAGCGCGTCAGAGATTGGGCCTCGGTTCCCCTCGCCCCGGCCCGCGGCGCGAACTCAATGGCTTTTTGACGATGACGCGTCTCTCACTCTATACCTGACCATGAGCTTCGTCACACGCCTCACGCTCCAGAGCGGGGACAGAGCCGTCCTCGACTCGGTCGTCGACGACATCCGAGAGACGGTCTCGCGCAAGGGCGCAGAGATGAAAGGGCCGCACTCGGCCCCACCGGAACGCCTGCGCGTTCCCCAGCATCGCAGCCTCTCCGACGACCAGAAGGCGCCGTTCGACCACTGGAACTACACCGTCTACAGCCGCGAGATCGAGATCGTCGGCCACGACGAGGTCGCCCGGATGGTCGCCGGCCAGGACCTGCCGCCGTCGGTCCACGTCGAGGTCGAGGTCGAACAGATCCGCTCGATGGGCTCGTAAGCCGTTCTCGCTACTCCCCGCGCCGCCAGCGCAGTATCACCCTCCCGGTCCGCTCCGACCCGCCGAGCAACTGCGGTCGGCTGACGTGCTCGCTCTTCGACTCGGCGGTGTCCGGTTCCGGAAGTTCGACCGTCGTGTCGCCGACCGTGATGGTCACCGGCCCGCCCTCGTCCAGGGCCGCTTGCAGCGCGACGAGGTCCGCGTCGAGTTCGTCGAACACCGGCGTCTCGACCGTCTCGGCGTGCCAGCCGAGCGTCGCGACGTCCTCCGAGCGCCCCGCAAGCACCGCGTTCAGGGCCGCCCCGACGAGGACGACCAGCCCGGAGAAGTAGAGCCACGTCACGAGCAGCAGGATGGCCCCGACGACCCCGTAGGCGTCGGCCTTCCCGGCGACGGCGACGTAGTACTGGAACAGCGATTCGAGCGTCGCCCAGCCGGTCGCCGCGAAGACCGCGCCCGGAATCACCTCCCGGACGGTCACGTTCTCGTCGGGGAAGACGTAGTACATCGGGAAGAACACGAGCGAGAGCCCCGCGACGAGCAGGAGGAACCCGAGCGCCTCCCCCAGCAGGGACCCGTCGAGGTCGACGAGGGTGCCCGCGCCGGCGGCGATGGCTGCCGCGACGCCGACCGAGACGAACACGAGGATGCCGTCGGCGAGCTGGTCCGCGAACGTGTTCTCGGCCTCGGACTCGTAGATGTCAGAGAAGGCGGTGTCGAGGCTGCGGAATATCTTCAGGGTCCCCCACACCAGTGCGACGACGCCGAGGATGGAGACGCTGGCGCTGGCGGTCGCGCGCTGGACCGTCTCGGTCAGCAACTCGCCGGCGTTGGGCGAGAGGTAGGTCCCGATGCTGAACACCACGTCGAGCGCCAGCCCCTCGCCGCCGACGGCGGTCAGCGCGGCCAGCAGGACGAGCAGGAACGGTAGCAGGGAGATGAACGCGTGGTAGGCGATGCTCCCGGCCATGAAGGTGAGGTTCTCGGCCCGGACCTCGCGCTGGAGCGCGCGGAGGAGACCGAGGACCCGTGGCGCATTCATATAGCCTCCATTCGCGGCCGTCGCTGATAAGGGCACGCGGCCGGGTCGTGCGGTCGAGCCCCCGCCGGCAAGCTCACGCGGTTAAGTAGGCGCGGCCCCTCCGGTCGGACATGGTAGACCGCGACAGGTTAGTCGAGTTGCGACGCGAGTTCCATCGCTACCCCGAGCCCGCCTGGCGGGAGTTCTGGACGACGTGCCGGCTGGTCGAGGAGCTGGAGGCCATCGGCGTCGACGAACTCCACGTCGGCCCGGACGCGCTGGCGACGGACGAGCGCATGGCCGTCCCCGACGAGGACGAACTGCAGGAGTGGTACGAGGCGGCCCGCGAGCGCGGCGCCCGCCAGGACGTCCTCGACCGGCTCGAGGGCGGCTACACCGGCGCCGTCGCCGTGGTCGAGCAGGGCCCCGGCCCGACGGTCGGCCTGCGCGTCGACATCGACGCCCTGCCCATCTGGGAGTCCGACGAGGACAGCCACCACCCGGCGGGCGAGGGCTTCCGCTCGGAGAACGAGGGCTACATGCACTCCTGCGGCCACGACGGGCACATCACGCTCGGCCTCGGGACGCTCGAAGCCGTCACGGAGAGCGACTTCTCGGGCACGCTGAAGGTGTTCTTCCAGCCCGCCGAGGAACTCGTCGGCGGCGGGAAGGCGATGGCGAAGTCCGGACACCTCGACGACGTGGACTACCTCTTTGCCACCCACCTCGGCCTCGACCACCCGACCGGCGAGGTCGTCGCCGGCATCGACGACTTCCTCGCCGTGAAGCACCTCGACGTGGAGTTCACCGGCGCGCCCTCCCATGCGGGCGCGAAGCCCGAGGAGGGCCGGAACGCGGTGCAGGCCCTGGCGACCGCGGTCCAGAACCTCTACGGCATCCCCCGGCACTCCGACGGGGCGACCCGGGTCAACGCGGGCAAACTGGAGGCTGGCACCGCGGCGAACATCATCCCCGAGCGCGCCCACCTGGAGTGCGAGGTCCGCGGCGTGACGACCCACCTCAAGGACTACATGGACGAGCGCGCCCAGCAGGTCCTCGACTCGGCGGCCGAGATGCACGGCTGCGAGGTCGACGTCGAGATCGGCGGCGAGGCCCCGAGCGCGACCAGCGACCAGGACCTCGTCGACCTCGTCGGGGCCGTCGCGGGCGAACACCCCGACGTGGAACGGCTGGTCGAGCGTGACGCCCTCGGCGGGAGCGAGGACGCGACGTTCCTGATGCAGGCGGTCCAGCAGCGCGGCGGCCTCGCCACCTACGTCTGCGTCGGCACCGACCACCCCGGCGGCCACCACACCAGCACCTTCGACGTGGACGAGGCGAGCCTCCCCATCGGCGTCGACGTGCTCGCGGGCGCCATCGAGTCGGTCGCCGCGAAGCGGCCCTGAACGACTGACTGCACGCCTGCGGGCAGCCATCGCGACGACCTGTGCAGGAACGAACCCGAAGGCGAGAAAATATTACTCTCGCCCAACTTTTGGTTTCCTCGATTGTATTGGAAAACTATACAGTACTGGCTACTGAACCGCGGGGTATGGTTGGGAGTATGCATCGGCCGGCAGGGGTCTCGTTCGCGGCGCTCGTCGCCGCGGGACACGGGTTCTGGATACTGCTCGTGAGCGGGGTGTTCGTGCTGTTCAGCGCATCGTTCCAGTCCGTCTTCGGGGTCGTCGTCGCGGTCCTGTCGATCCTGTACGGACTGTTCGAGCTATTCCTCGCCGGCGCCCTGTTCAGGCTCACCTCGTGGGCCCGGTTCGTCGGTGTCGCCGTCTTCACGCTGGCCGCCCTCTGGCACGGTGTCCGCATGTTCGGCGACCTGTCGGCACTGCTCACCTGTGGGCTGAACACGACCTGTGCGGTCCTGCTGTTCATCAACGGTGATGCCTTCGGCACGAGCACGGACCGCGCGGACCTCTCGGACGAACACGCCACCAGCATCGGGAGCGGACTCTAGGCCGCAGGATCAACGCGAACGATTTCCGTCGTCCGACCCCAGAGATGGTATGGGGGAACAGCACACGCCGAGCGTGACGCGTCGCGGTTTCCTCCGCGGCGCGGTGGGCGTCTCGGCCCTGGCAGTGGCCGACACCACGCGCGCTCAGGCGGGGACGACCCACACGGTCGACATGACCGACACGCTCGTCTTCGACCCGGCGGAACTGATAATCGCCCCCGGCGACACCGTCGAGTGGGTGAACGTCGGGAACGTCGGGCACAGCGTCACGGCCTACGAGGACCAGATTCCGGCTGACGCCGAGTACTTCGCCAGCGGCGGCTTCGCCTCCGAGACGGCGGCCCGGACGGGCTACCCCGAGGGGGACATCGGCGGTGGCGGCAGCTACTCGCACACCTTCGAGGTCGTCGGGACCTACGAGTACTTCTGCATCCCGCACGAGGGCGTCGGGATGGTCGGCACCATCGAGGTCCGCGAGGGCGGCGCGCCCGCGGTCGAGGAGACGGGGCCGGTGCTCCCGGACAGCGCGAAGGGAATCGCCATCGCCACGATGAGCGCGATGCTGGCGGTCCTCGGTCTCGCGTACGTCTTCCTGAAGTACGGTGGTGACTACGGCGAGGGCGGCGGCGGAGAAGGGGGCGGCGCAGCAGGCGGCCCGGGCGCGGTCTAGTACTTCGGGTCCGCGCCGGTGGTCTCGTAGACGCCCTCCATGATGGAGTCGCGCCGCGAGCGCCACATGCCGAACTCGGTCGGGTCGGTCGGGTAGTCCTCGTAGTGCGCCATGAGCTCGTCGGCGCGCTGTTTCGTCCGGTAGAACTGGAGGATGTTGCGCCAGTAGCCGAAGCTCTTGACGGCGAGCTTGGCCTTGAACAGCATGCTCATCTGGGTGCTGCCCTCGTAGAGCGCCTCGGCGAGCTTCTCGCCGGGCAGGGCGGCGAGCAGGCCCATCAGGTCGTCGACGTCGACCGCGGTCGAGAGGATGTTGTACACGTCGAGGGCGGCGTAGCGGCTGCCGAAGTGGTCCATGACGTTCTCGTTGTACTCCCAGAGCGCGGCCTCGCTCACGTCGCCGTGTTCGATGGCCTCGATGGCCTGCTCGCCGGCGTACTTGCCGGAGTAGGCCGCACCGGCGATGCCGCCACCGGTCGTCGGGTTGACGTACCCCGCGGCGTCCCCGACGGCGATGAAGCCGGGCGCGACCGCGGAGTCGTAGGGGCGGCGGGTCGGCAGGGCTGCACCGAGTTTGTCCTCGACGCGGGCGCCCGCGAACTCGGGCCGGTCGCGCAGGTCCTGCTTGAGGTCCTCGACGAGCTTCATCGGCTGCTCGGTCATCTGGAAGCCCAGGCCGGCGTTGATCTCCGTCTCGGTGCGCGGGAAGTACCAGAGGTAACCCGCGGCGCGCTTGGTCGGCTTGAACACGAGCGCGTCGTCCCACTCGACCGGGTCCGGGACGTGGACGACCTCGCGGTAGGCCGAACAGAACTGCGAGTAGCTGACGTTGGTGTCGAAGGTGACGTCGGAGAAGTCGGCCTTGTCCTGCAGGAGCGAGAGCGCGCCCGCGCCGTCGATGACGATGTCGGCGTCGTACTCGACGGGGTCACCCTTCCGGGTCGCGCGGACCCCGGTGACGGTCCCGTCGGGTTCCTGGGTCACGTCCTGGACGACCGTGTCGTAGTGGAACTCCGCGCCGGCCTCCTTCGCGCCCTCGATGATGAGGCGGCCGTACTCCCAGCGGTCGATGACGGCGAGTTCGCCGGGGACCGGAATCTCGAGGACGGTGTCCTCCTGGGGTATCTCGAAGCGGCCGTGGTCGACGCCCGTGTTGGTGAACGCGGACTCGATCTTGGACTTCGGGATGGCCTCGGGGAACGCGTCTGCTCCCTTCAGGGCGTCGCCACAGGCGATGTGTCCGGCCTCCTCCGCGGACTTTCGCTCGACGACGACGACGTCGTAGCCCTCGCGCGCGATGGTCGCCGCGGCGTAGCAGCCGGAGGTCCCTGCGCCTACGACGGCCACGTCGGGCGTGTGTGTAGTCATGAATTGCCGTCTTCGCCCCAGGGAAAAAACGTTTTATCCCCGTTTCTGTCGGCGTACTGGCGTCACGATGGGGATAAAGAGTTTTGTTGCGGAGCGAAGAAGACGGGATTATGACCGACTACACCGTCGAATTCGTCGGGACGGGCGAGACCATCACCGTCTCCGACAAGCAGACCATCCTGCGGCGATGCATCGAGGAGGGCATCGCCCAGGAGTACTCCTGCCGGGTGGGGATGTGCCTGGCCTGTTCGGCCGAGATCGTCGAGGGCGAGGTGACCCAGCCCGCGGCCCACGGCCTCACCGACGAGGAGCGCGAGAACTACGCGCTGACCTGCATGGCACGCCCGGCCTCCGACCTCAAACTCGACCGCGGGAAGTACCCGCCGAGCATCGAGGGCGACGTGGAGGCCAACGCCGAACAGGCGGCCGCGGACGACTGAGGACTAGTCTTCTTCCAGGCTCTCGGGGCGGTGCTCCGTGAACCACTCGGCGGCGAAGTCGACCAGCGACGGCTGGTCGATGCGCCGGGCCGTCGCCTCGCCGACCTCGCCGACGGTGACCGCCCCGGGACAGTCCTCTTCGAACGCCGCGCCGGCCTGCGGGAAGTCGCTGGTGTCGAGTTCGATGTCGACGAACCGGAGCCAGACGCGCTCGCCGTCCCGGATGACCGGCGCGCCGCCGGGGTCCATCTCCTTGTCGAGGTCGTCACGGTACTCCGCGAGGTGGAGCGAGGTGTTCGTACCGTGGTCGGTGCCGAGCATGAGGACGTCCGCGTCGCGTTCGTAGAGCCGCGCGAGGGGTGACTGCTCGCCGAGGGGCTCGTCGTAGCTGTGGTCGGCCGTGATGGCCTCGGCCTCGGCCCCCCACGCCGCGAAGGAGACGACGGGGTGGCGGCTGCGCTCGACGCCGGGGTAGGACCGGAAGGTGTCCGGGACGGCCCCGAGTCGGGTGCAGGGGGTCACCTCGGGGCGGTACGCCGGCATCGTCTCGCGGATGGTCTCCTCCCAGTCGTCCGGGACCGGCGGGTTCTGCCAGGAGCCGGGGTCGGAGTAGTCGCCGGTGTGGGCGGGCATCACCAGCGTCCCCTCCGCGGTGACGACCTGCTGGAGGGCGTCGACGACCGCGACCGGCCCGCCACAGACCCACCCCAGCGCGGAGAGCGAGGAGTGGACGAGGACGGTGTCGCCGGCGCCGAGGCCGAGGTCGCGCAGGTCGCTCGCGATGCGCTCGACCGTTATGGGTTCGTCGCTGCGGTCTTCGGGAAGCGTCTCTGTCATCGGGTTGTCCGGAACTCAGGAGGGCCCGTAATGAGTCTTCTGTGGCCCTGCCAGTGTCTCCCTAGCGCGTCGCGGCGCAGTTGTTCGGGCCGAGCTCTATCTCGAACGCCTCGGCGTCGTCGAGGCTCTCGCGGCCGAGGTTGGTCTCGATGATGCGCTCGTAGTTGTTCGGGCGCGGCGGCATGTCCGCGAGCACGTACTCGACGAACTCGTCCTCGCGCATGTCGAGCGCGTCGAGGCGGGCTGCCAGCTCGCCGATGCTCGCGGTGTAGGTCCCGTCCTCGGCGCGGTCGGCCGCCTCGCTGTAGTGGGCCGGTGCGACCCGCACGCTGTCGGGGAACGGGAGGACCGTCTCCTGCAGCGACCGGTACAGCCGGCGGGCCGCATCGGGGGCCCCCTCGTCGCCGTCTTCGAGGTCCGGGCGGGCCACGCTCTCGAGGAAGAGCCCGTCGCCCGTGAACAGCAGGCCGTCGTACTCGACGGCGGTCATCTCGCTGGTGTGCCCCGGCGTGTGGACGGCCCTGAGGCGCTCGCCGCCGAGGTCCAGCGTCTCCCTGTCGGCGAGGGGGCGCGCGTCGAAGGCGAGGCCGCGCTCTCTGGCCAGTTCGGGCAGGACCGGCTCGGCGTCGCTGGCCTCGGCCACGGCTCGGATCCCCGAGACGTGGTCGGCGTGGACGTGCGTGTCGATGGCGTACGTGATGTCCGCACCGCGTTCGGTCGCGTCCGCGATGTAGCGGTCGGCGAACGCCCGGAGGGGGTCGACGACCGCCGCCTCGTCGCCCGAGACGACGAGGTAGCTCAGGCAGCCACTGGAGGGGCGGTCGTACTGGATGACGGTGCCCGGTACGTCCGAGATCTCGCGGCCGACGAGCAGGTCGGCCCAGGCGTCCATGCCGCCGGCGAGGTTCCGGGCGTCGAGGCCCGCGTCGGTGAGCAGGCCGGCCGCGTGCGCGCTGGCCTCGCCCTCGCCACAGACCACGACGATGGGCTCTGGCACGTCGCCGACGAGGTCGGCCGCATCGCCGGTGACCTCCGCCTGGATGAACTTCACGTGCGGTACCTGTCTGGCGGTCACGGCCGGGCCGTCGACGTGCCACGCCTCGAACTCGTCGCGGTCGCGCACGTCGAGGACGGTGAGGGACTCGCCGCCCGCCACCAGCTCGTGGAGTTCGGCCGGCGAGACCGAGGGCACCGACCCGTCGGACTCAGAATGGACGCTCATGGCCGTTGGTACGGGCGTTCTGGTCTTAAACACCGACACTGGATGGATGGGCGGCGGGCCAAGGTTGAAGCCGGCTGCCGTCGACTTCCCGACATGGACGCAGCCGCCTTCCGCGAGGCCGTCGAATCGTCGAAACGGACCGAACTCGACCGCCTCGGCTCCAACAAACTCCTCATCGCGCTGACCGACGCGAACCTCGAGGAGGAGCGCATCCTCCGCGCCGCCGCCTTCAGCGAGTACCTCGCCCGCGAGACGTTCCGGGCGTGGGCCGACGACGAGGACGCCGACGACGCCCGGGAGGTGTTCGCCGCGGTCGCGACACAGGAGGACGAGCACTACGAGCGCGTGGTCGAGCGCCTCGGCGAGTCCGTCGATCCCGACAGCGTCGGGCCGATGCACAGCTATCTCCGCCAGCGCGAGGACACGGTCGAGCGCGCCGCCGCGGGCCTCGTCGGCCGCGGGCTGGTCAGCCTGAAGACCCACATGCAGATCATCAGTTTCTACATCAACGAACCGGACGAGGCCGGCGCGGACCTGTTCCGCGACCTCCGGAGCGAGACCGAGGCGTCCCTCCAGCAAGGCCTCGACCTGCTGGACGCCCACTGCGAGGACGAGGAGGACTGGGAGCGCGCCCAGATGGTCGCCGAGTACGTCGTACAGGTGGCCTACGACGACTACGCGGATTCGCTCTCGGAACTGGGCGTGGACCCGAAGCCCATCTGTTGAGGTTCGAGAGCGACGGGTCCGGCCGACGGGGAGTGGGGAACGCCCGGTCAGGACCGCCGGGCCCGCAGGAACGCGACGGCCAGCCCGCCGCCCCCGAGCGAGACGCCGAACTCGAAGGTCCGCACGATGAGGACGGCAGCGGCCGCGTTCGTCGCCGTCACGCCGGTCACGGCGACCAGCGCGCCCGCGAGCAGCAGGTCGTAGGCGCCGAGACTGCCGGGGATGGGGACGACGCTCGCGGCCCGCGGGAGCGGGACGAGTGCGACGATGGCGACGAGCGCGACGCCGGTGCCGGTTCCGGTCCCTGAGAGTGCGACCCACAGCGCCCCGGCGGTGAGGAGCTGTTCGAGGAGCCCGCCGACGGCGATGAGTGCGACGAGCCCCGGGGCGTCCCGGAACGCGGCGGCGCGCGACCGGAAGCGGGCGACGGCGTCGGCGACCGTCTCCCGGCCGTAGGGGTCGTCACGGTACAGGCCCGAAACGACCCGCAGGACGGGTGTGACGGTGAAGACGATGGCGCGGGCGACCCAGTCGCGCGCCAGCACGATGGCGACGCCGGCGACGCCGAGCGTGACGGTCGCGCCGACGAGCGTGAGGAAGAGCGACCGGGAGGCGGACCCGCCGGTGAGGATGACGCCACCGAGGACGACCGACAGGAGCAACTGGGCAGCGGATTTCACGTACTTGGCGACGCCGCG contains:
- a CDS encoding bis(5'-nucleosyl)-tetraphosphatase, whose amino-acid sequence is MAVEATSAGAILFRDTRGRREYLLLKSRPGDWEFPKGGVEGDEELQQTAIREVKEEAGINDFRLIDGFRKDYDYVFEANGKTIHKTVHLFIAKSYEASAELSTEHRDLQWRDYEQAFNTVTQDGPREILEDAHEFLDELQENGGI
- a CDS encoding uS10/mL48 family ribosomal protein, which produces MSFVTRLTLQSGDRAVLDSVVDDIRETVSRKGAEMKGPHSAPPERLRVPQHRSLSDDQKAPFDHWNYTVYSREIEIVGHDEVARMVAGQDLPPSVHVEVEVEQIRSMGS
- a CDS encoding YihY/virulence factor BrkB family protein translates to MNAPRVLGLLRALQREVRAENLTFMAGSIAYHAFISLLPFLLVLLAALTAVGGEGLALDVVFSIGTYLSPNAGELLTETVQRATASASVSILGVVALVWGTLKIFRSLDTAFSDIYESEAENTFADQLADGILVFVSVGVAAAIAAGAGTLVDLDGSLLGEALGFLLLVAGLSLVFFPMYYVFPDENVTVREVIPGAVFAATGWATLESLFQYYVAVAGKADAYGVVGAILLLVTWLYFSGLVVLVGAALNAVLAGRSEDVATLGWHAETVETPVFDELDADLVALQAALDEGGPVTITVGDTTVELPEPDTAESKSEHVSRPQLLGGSERTGRVILRWRRGE
- a CDS encoding amidohydrolase translates to MVDRDRLVELRREFHRYPEPAWREFWTTCRLVEELEAIGVDELHVGPDALATDERMAVPDEDELQEWYEAARERGARQDVLDRLEGGYTGAVAVVEQGPGPTVGLRVDIDALPIWESDEDSHHPAGEGFRSENEGYMHSCGHDGHITLGLGTLEAVTESDFSGTLKVFFQPAEELVGGGKAMAKSGHLDDVDYLFATHLGLDHPTGEVVAGIDDFLAVKHLDVEFTGAPSHAGAKPEEGRNAVQALATAVQNLYGIPRHSDGATRVNAGKLEAGTAANIIPERAHLECEVRGVTTHLKDYMDERAQQVLDSAAEMHGCEVDVEIGGEAPSATSDQDLVDLVGAVAGEHPDVERLVERDALGGSEDATFLMQAVQQRGGLATYVCVGTDHPGGHHTSTFDVDEASLPIGVDVLAGAIESVAAKRP
- a CDS encoding plastocyanin/azurin family copper-binding protein; translated protein: MGEQHTPSVTRRGFLRGAVGVSALAVADTTRAQAGTTHTVDMTDTLVFDPAELIIAPGDTVEWVNVGNVGHSVTAYEDQIPADAEYFASGGFASETAARTGYPEGDIGGGGSYSHTFEVVGTYEYFCIPHEGVGMVGTIEVREGGAPAVEETGPVLPDSAKGIAIATMSAMLAVLGLAYVFLKYGGDYGEGGGGEGGGAAGGPGAV
- a CDS encoding geranylgeranyl reductase family protein codes for the protein MTTHTPDVAVVGAGTSGCYAAATIAREGYDVVVVERKSAEEAGHIACGDALKGADAFPEAIPKSKIESAFTNTGVDHGRFEIPQEDTVLEIPVPGELAVIDRWEYGRLIIEGAKEAGAEFHYDTVVQDVTQEPDGTVTGVRATRKGDPVEYDADIVIDGAGALSLLQDKADFSDVTFDTNVSYSQFCSAYREVVHVPDPVEWDDALVFKPTKRAAGYLWYFPRTETEINAGLGFQMTEQPMKLVEDLKQDLRDRPEFAGARVEDKLGAALPTRRPYDSAVAPGFIAVGDAAGYVNPTTGGGIAGAAYSGKYAGEQAIEAIEHGDVSEAALWEYNENVMDHFGSRYAALDVYNILSTAVDVDDLMGLLAALPGEKLAEALYEGSTQMSMLFKAKLAVKSFGYWRNILQFYRTKQRADELMAHYEDYPTDPTEFGMWRSRRDSIMEGVYETTGADPKY
- a CDS encoding 2Fe-2S iron-sulfur cluster-binding protein, whose product is MTDYTVEFVGTGETITVSDKQTILRRCIEEGIAQEYSCRVGMCLACSAEIVEGEVTQPAAHGLTDEERENYALTCMARPASDLKLDRGKYPPSIEGDVEANAEQAAADD
- a CDS encoding aminoglycoside N(3)-acetyltransferase, giving the protein MTETLPEDRSDEPITVERIASDLRDLGLGAGDTVLVHSSLSALGWVCGGPVAVVDALQQVVTAEGTLVMPAHTGDYSDPGSWQNPPVPDDWEETIRETMPAYRPEVTPCTRLGAVPDTFRSYPGVERSRHPVVSFAAWGAEAEAITADHSYDEPLGEQSPLARLYERDADVLMLGTDHGTNTSLHLAEYRDDLDKEMDPGGAPVIRDGERVWLRFVDIELDTSDFPQAGAAFEEDCPGAVTVGEVGEATARRIDQPSLVDFAAEWFTEHRPESLEED
- a CDS encoding MBL fold metallo-hydrolase, giving the protein MSVHSESDGSVPSVSPAELHELVAGGESLTVLDVRDRDEFEAWHVDGPAVTARQVPHVKFIQAEVTGDAADLVGDVPEPIVVVCGEGEASAHAAGLLTDAGLDARNLAGGMDAWADLLVGREISDVPGTVIQYDRPSSGCLSYLVVSGDEAAVVDPLRAFADRYIADATERGADITYAIDTHVHADHVSGIRAVAEASDAEPVLPELARERGLAFDARPLADRETLDLGGERLRAVHTPGHTSEMTAVEYDGLLFTGDGLFLESVARPDLEDGDEGAPDAARRLYRSLQETVLPFPDSVRVAPAHYSEAADRAEDGTYTASIGELAARLDALDMREDEFVEYVLADMPPRPNNYERIIETNLGRESLDDAEAFEIELGPNNCAATR
- a CDS encoding rubrerythrin family protein produces the protein MDAAAFREAVESSKRTELDRLGSNKLLIALTDANLEEERILRAAAFSEYLARETFRAWADDEDADDAREVFAAVATQEDEHYERVVERLGESVDPDSVGPMHSYLRQREDTVERAAAGLVGRGLVSLKTHMQIISFYINEPDEAGADLFRDLRSETEASLQQGLDLLDAHCEDEEDWERAQMVAEYVVQVAYDDYADSLSELGVDPKPIC
- a CDS encoding lysylphosphatidylglycerol synthase domain-containing protein, with amino-acid sequence MQRHVRFVLGLLLGAVALAGYLLYVGPEAVLGRATAVAGWAVAVVAVLVLAEAAADGIGVWASIRPLNGGLSPGRSVQFAFAGDFFDVLSPAGPVSSEPIMAQFFAVATDTDYSEALGVRGVAKYVKSAAQLLLSVVLGGVILTGGSASRSLFLTLVGATVTLGVAGVAIVLARDWVARAIVFTVTPVLRVVSGLYRDDPYGRETVADAVARFRSRAAAFRDAPGLVALIAVGGLLEQLLTAGALWVALSGTGTGTGVALVAIVALVPLPRAASVVPIPGSLGAYDLLLAGALVAVTGVTATNAAAAVLIVRTFEFGVSLGGGGLAVAFLRARRS